The genomic window ATGTTATTCACATATAAAAAAAGTTGAGTGAGAGCATTTGATAAGTAAAATTTTTCAAAATGTGATAAGTGGAACAACTATTTCATGAGTCATATTGATATGTAACAAAGATTAATTTGATTTCTTTACTTTTAATATTTATATTTTTAATTTCATAGGTTTGATATTTATTTCTAATTTTCATATTGATTTTCATTTAACTGAAAACAATATTGATTTTATTATTTACTTTTCATTATACTGAAAACTTTATATGATAGTTATGATAAATTAATAATTATAAAAAGAAGTGTGATTTTAATGATTATTCAAAGAAAAGATTATATTGATAAAATCAATCCCTTTATAAATAAACATATCATTAAAGTTTTAATAGGAACAAGACGTTCTGGAAAGTCAACCATATTAAAACAAATTATTGATTCATTAATAAAACAAGGAATACCTGAAGATAATATTGTCTGGATCAACTTTGAATTAAGTGATTATTTTGAAATAGACAATATTAAAAAGCTTGAAGAGTTCATATCTCATAAAACTGAAAATATTGAAGGCAAAATTTATCTGTTTTTTGATGAGATACAGGTTGTTCCCCAATGGGAAAAATTAATCAACTCTTACTTTGCAAAAGAAAATTATGACATATACCTTACTGGATCAAACTCAAAATTATTGTCTGGAGAATTTGCCACATATTTATCTGGCCGTTATGTCGAATTAAACATATATTCATTTTCTTTTAGGGAATATCTTGATTACTATGAAATTACTTCTGATTTTAAATCTCATTTTTATAGATATTTGGAAGATGGGGGTATGCCTTCAACATTTGACTATAGTGGCGATGATAAAAGATTAATTCTAATGGATTTATACAATTCTATTGTCCTTAAAGATATAATTCAAAGAAATAATGTTAAAAATGTCGACTTGTTGGAAAGGATTATGAGATTTGTAATGTATAACATTAGCCAGCCATTTTCCGCAAATAAAATTCATAAAAGACTAAAGCAGGATATGGTAAACTTATCTGTAAATACAATTTACAATTATCTGAAATTCTTTGAAAATGCATGCCTGATTTATCAGGTAAAGCGCGAAGATTTACAGGGTAAAAGAATATTAAAATATGATGAAAAATATTATCTATGTGATTTGGGTTTTAGACAGGCAATAATAGGAAACAATCAACGGGATATCACTCGTGTAATCGAAAATATTGTTTATTTGGAACTTTTAAGAAGAGGATATGAAATCACCATCGGCAAAGTTGATAGCCTGGAAGTGGATTTTGTATGCAAAAAACAAAACAAACTCATTTACATTCAAGTTTCTTATTTATTGGCAAGTGAAGAAACTGTTGAAAGAGAATTTAAACCATTAAAGAGTATTCAAGATAATTATCCAAAATACGTAATAACCATGGATGATGTGGATATGTCTCATGATGGAATAATTCATTTGAATTTAATTGATTTTTTAAGGGATAATGAAGTGATTTAACATCCTGGAAACCATACTCTTTTTAGGAAGTATGTCCTTTGTTAGGGAGTTTATCAACTCTGAGTTGATAAACTCATTTTGGTTTTTAAATAATTATTTTGAAGATAGATAATACTTGTTTTTATTAAAAGTAGTAGATAATTCACCTACTTTTCGAGCATTATTTGTTCGCATTCTATCAAACAAAAATCGAAAAAGTAGTAGATAATTTGAAGTGTATTATGCCAACTCAACATGATGCTAGTTAAAAAGAACCAGAAGTTGCATAATCTTGATTCTCCTTTGTTGATTGGTGATGTTAAAGATAATGATGTTGTAAAAAAGATTAGAGAACATTGTTTCATTGAAACTCACGAAAAAGTTCTACCACTTATGCATATTTTTCAATCAACTTTATACAAATATTTTGAATTAATATTCATGAAAAGAAAAAGTAGCTATTAATTATATATAATTTAAAAAAGTAAAATATTATTAATTAACATAATTGAGGTATTTTATGAAAGGAGATGTATATTATGGTAAAGGTATAAGGGAGTTAAAAGATAGCCATCCTGACTTATTTGAATTGGTATCCAATATTAACGATACTGTATGGGATGGTAAGGTTTTAGATTACAAAACCCAAAAATTAATTGCTATTGGTATTACTGCTTCCCGTGCAGACCCAAGAGCCACCAAAAAGCAAATGAGAAGTGCTATTGAAGTATTGGGCATTACCAAAGAAGAAATTGTTGATGTTTTAAGAGTGGTTTTATTGACTTCAGGTATGCCTGCATTTTCCAAATCACTTCAAATATTGAATAGTGTTACTGAAGCTATTGAAGAAGAAAGAGAAGATAAAGCTTAAATTCTTCTCTTAACAATTTTTCTTTTTTATTTTTTTATTACCTTTTATGTATTATTTTCTAAGGCTGTTTATCATGCAGACAATTTTTAATTAATAATTGTTATCCATATTAGAATGTTAAATTTAAGATTGGTTGTGAATTTTTTTAGGGATTGTCGGGCTGAAAATATTTTTAGTTTTCAGCGTATTAGTGAGTAAATGATTTCGCCAATGAAAAATAGAATGAAACATACCATTCCAGGATTTAAAAGCATTGTTTTTATGGGATTTTTCAGGCTGATTTGTGTTTTACTGCCATTAAATTTAGCTTTTTTATACCTTCTAAGTCCGATTATTCCTACAAGAAACGCTAAAAGTATAATTGCTAAATAAATTAATACAATTACTAAATTGGTTGCTGTGAATGTATTTGAAAGTAATGCTTGAGCACTTTCAGCTACAAACAGACTAACAACGGATCCCATCAGATTTACAATTATGTGCAGTATTATTGTGTAGATTATTTTTCCGGTTTTTATGTATACATATGCAAAAAATCCACCCAATAGGAATGCATAAAAGAACTGGCTGAGGTTTCCGTGGAAAAATCCGAAAATAACTGCGGATAATATTATTGAAACTCTGGCACCATATTTTATTGTTCTGTCAACCAAAAGTTTTCTAAAGAATATTTCTTCAAATATCGGACCTATTATGCTGATTAATAGCAGGTTCAGCCAGATGTCTGATGAATTTATCAGGTTTTGAACAGGATTTGAGATGTCTGTGTGGAAAATGCCTCCTATTGCTGTGGTAATTCCAAGTCCGATAATATTTCCAAGCCACATTAACGTAAATGTTACTGACAGGTAGAAAAGGAATGTTTTTACACTTATATTTTCCTTTTTCAGATTTTGCTTTTCTAATTTTTTCATCAAAAAGTATATGATTGGAAACGGCAGCACATAATTGCAGATTGCAGATAATATTGTTAAAATATTGAAATTATTAAGCAAACTTCTGTTTGTCATGCCGACAACATTGATAACGATTATTTGAATTATCAAAGAGGATATTGCCAGTATCAAGTAATTGAATCCTATTTTTGAGAAGAATTTTTTGTGTATGTTCAAAGTTTCACCTAGTTATCATTATTTCCTTTTTCTTAGTATTTAATCCTATCCTTAAAAATTTAGGCATACCAAAAAATTTATATTTCATCTAAATAAATCAATAAGTATAACAAAATTAATGGGGTATGCTATTGAGACATCGAAGAGGCAGTACTTCAGCGGGCCTTGAAATTGGTAAATTCATTTTTTCGGAATTATTGTCTGCAAAATACAAATCCCGTTGGCGTATTGGAAATGATATTAAGCAATGTAGTTTGTGTGGCAAATGTGAACTTGTATGTGGATTTAATGCCATAAAAGTAAACTGGCACAATAAAACATGGATATTGAACAATAGAGCATGTAATCAATGTCTGAGCTGTATTGTGTCATGTCCAAAGAGGTGTTTGTCTCAGGTTAGAATATAATCTATTTTTGAAATGTTTACGGTATGAAATGACCATATAAATTTTTCACACTTTTCTCTATTTTTCTTTTAAAGTTTTTATATTATGTTAACATAATTAATAATGTATAAAAATTTTTAGTTAAGTGATGAGATGTTAGACAATTATAAAAATAAATTTATTCCATTAATTCTGCCAATAATTTTAATTTTTATTTGGTATCTGCTTACTAATGGTTTAGGATTATTTTCTTCATATATACTGCCGGGTCCTTTGGATGTAGTAAATTCTGCATGGGTAGTTATTGAAAATGGTAAGCTTCTTACAAATACTATTGATACTTTATTTAAAGTATTTGCAGGTTTGATATTAGCTTCTGTAGTAGCTATTCCGCTTGGAATACTGCTTGGTTGGTATAAGACTTTAGAAGACATTTGTACTTTTGTAATAAGTATTTTAAGACCAATTCCTCCTGTTGCATGGATTCCATTTTCAATCTTATGGTTTGGAATCGGTACAGTTCCTGCAGTATTTATTATATTTATGGGATGTGTGTTCCCTATTTTGGTATATACCATTGATGGGGTTAAAAGAACTGACAAGGTTTTAGTAGAATCAGCTCAAACTTTAGGAGCTAATGATTGGAATGTTTTAAGACGTGTTGTAATGCCATCAACCGTTCCGTATATTGTTTCTGGTTTGAAAGTAGGTATTGGAATCGCTTTGATGTGTACCATTTCAGCGGAAATGATAGGTTCAAGCAGCGGTCTTGGATACATGATTTTAACTGCAACCAATCTATTTGATACAGGTACTACAGTCGTTGGTATGCTGGTCATCGGATTAATTGGACTTGTGTTTGACTTTGTATTTACTAAAATTCAAAATAGGATATTCTGGTAGGTGTTATGTGTGTCAATCGATGTTAAAAATATTAACAAATCCTTTGAAGGCAAAAAAAGTGATAAACTATCTGTTTTAGAGGATATAAATTTAAATATTAATGACGGTGAACTTGTCTGTCTTTTAGGTCCTTCCGGTTGCGGCAAAACAACTCTTTTAAGATTGATTGCCGGTCTTGATCAGCCTACCTCCGGAGAGATAGTTGCAAACGGTGAAGTTGTCAAAAAACCATCCGGTGACAGAGCAGTTATTTTTCAGCAATATTCGCTATTTCCATGGTTAACAGTATTGCAGAATGTAACTTTCGGTTTGGAGATGACAAAAAAAGGATCAAAAGAGGAAAATGTTGCAGCTGCAGAAAGATATCTTAAAAGTGTCGGTTTAATTGACTTTAAGGATAGCTATCCTCATGAACTTTCAGGTGGTATGAAACAGAGGGTTGCAATTATTAGATCCTTGCTTAATCATTCACCTATCTTACTTATGGATGAGCCGTTTTCTGCATTGGATATGCAAAATAGACACAAGCTTCAAGAACAGCTTATAGGGGTTTGGAAAAGATTTGAAAATACAATCGTTTTTGTAACTCACGATGTTGACGAGGCAGTTTATCTTGCTGATAAAATAGTAATCATGGATAAAAATCCTGGTAAAATTGCATATATCGTTGATGTTGATATTGAAAGGCCAAGAAAAAGAGAATCTAAAGAGTTTATAGCTCTTCAGGAATCTATTGTTGAAAATTTAGATATGGGAGATTAGTTTTTCTACTAAATCTCATTCAATTCTTTTTTTATTTTTAAAATTTCATTTTTAATTATATTAACGCATTTTTCATCATTTTCATTGATGCGCACAGTACATTCTGCTTTTAAATCATGTTTTTTTAATAATTGTTGCACATTTAAATTATATTCAACTGTGGCGTCTTTTGTTTTTAAAATAGTTTCAGGACAACAATTTTCACAGCCATTTACTGCAATTACTTTATTTTCTTTTGCAAGGGCAATGAATTTTTGATAATTCCCTCCGCTTGCAACGATGCAGCAATATTCGATATCGTCCTGTTCAATGCTTAAATCATATACGCTTGCTCTTGTAACTGCTCCACGGGGATTCATTCCACTGCAAGCGCATAATACTATTTTTTCACTCATACTATCATAATTTAGCTATTAATGTTCCATAATTTCCATTTTCTATTCCCTCGTAAACATAATCCAGAGCATTTAGGATTGATGTTTTCAAATCATTGTCTTTTGCCAGATATGCAACAATGGCTGAAGAGAGATTACATCCTGTACCATGCAGATTGTCAGTTTCAATCAGGTCCTGTTTTTTAACGGTAATTTCACCGTCAATGCTTATGGTATTTATTCCGTCAAGATGGCCGCCTGTAATGATGCTGTTGCAGCATATTTTTTCGCAGGCTTTGATAGCATCTTCTTTGGTGTTAATGTTAATGCCGCTTAATTTTTCAGCTTCACTAATATTGGGTGTTGTTAAAATGGATTTTGGAAGCAGATATTTATTAAATGCATCAGCTAAATCCTCTTTGGTTAAATCTCCTCCGGAAGTTGCAACCATTACAGGGTCAACAACTGCTTTTAAATTGTATTGTCTGACCTTTTTGGAAACCAGTTTTATAATTTCAGGTGAGTACAGCATTCCGGTTTTAATAAATTCAACTTCATAGCTTTCCATAACTGAATCTATTTGCTCTTCAATGTATTCTGGAGAAATTGGTAGTGCTGAAAAGAATTTATATGGATTTTGGGCAGTAAGTGCTGTTACAATCCCTGTTCCATAAACACCGATTGCCTGAAAAGTCTTTAAATCAGCAAAAATTCCTGCTCCTCCTGACGGGTCAACACCGGCAATGCTCATCACTATCATTTAATCAGCTCTGGTAACTTTCAGGCGTTCTGATCCACGGAAAGATTCAACATTGACTTTAAGTTCTTTTAAGTATTGTCTGGTATGTGTTTTTTCGCCGTGTATCATGATTTCACCCAAATCTTCTGTGGTATTGACATCTAATGCCATAAAGAATGAATCATGAACCTGGGGATTTAATTTTTTCTTTTCAGCAATTTGCACATGTTCTTTATAGCTGAATCCTTCATATCTTGTACGGATGGCCATAGGCTTCATTATAATCATATTTGTCCCGCCGCCTTTTGATGGAACAATTATAAAATCCAGATTTTTAGATGCATCAATCAGCATTTGAACATTTGTTTTGCCGATTAAAGGAATGTCACTAGGCACTATAATTATTTTCCTGGTTTTTCCTTTACATAATTTCATTGCCTGAGTTAATGCTTTGTTCAAATTGGAATTGTCATTTTCTAGAATGGTATTCACATTCAAACTTTCTGCATAACTCAATACATCCTCATCACGGCTGATGATAAAAATTTTATCAACATGTTTTTTTAATGTGTCAGTTACATCACGAAGCATTGCCTTTAAAAGATTTTCTCTTTCTTCAGCAGATAAAAATGGAGAAAGTCTGGTTTTTGCATTATTGAATGTGGTAACAGGAATTATTGCATATATGTTATCCATTTTAATCACTTAATATGTTTTAGCTATTAAAGCAATGTATTTTGCATCTTCGCCGCTGGCGATGCATTTTCCTTCAGATACTTCTTCCTGAATACCTAAAATGTCATAACCTGTTTTTTCTTCAATTTCTTTTCCTACAGCTTCATCTCCGCACCAGTAGAATTTAACTACATTGCCTGCTTCAACAAGCTCGGAGATTTCATCAATGTTTTGTGTGAATTTGACATGTTCTTCCTGAAAGTTCCATGCGATTTCAGACAGGTTTTCATCGGATTTTTCAAGTAAATCTATAACGTTAGAAGCTAATGAATCATCTAAAGCGAGTTCTATTTTTTCTCCTTCATCTCTTCTCATTGCAATGGTAATGTTGTTTTCAAGGTCACGAGGTCCCAGCTCAAGTTTAAGAGGAGTTCCTTTAAGTTCCCAGTCATTGAACTTTTTACCCGGTCTTATGTCCCTGTCATCAATATTTACTCTAAGACCTGCATCCTCTAATTGTTCTTTGATTTGTGAGCATTTTGCCAGTACTTCCTCTTTTCCTTTTTTGAATAGAATTGGAATTATGGTTACTTGATTCGGTGATACTTTAGGTGGTAATCTAAGTCCTTTTTCATCTCCATGAATTCCAATAACGGAAGCTATTACTCTGTCGGATACTCCTGCACAGGTCTGATAAACCAGTTTGTGCTGGCCGTCCTTATCTTCAAAGGTAATGTCAAAGGTTTTTGCAAAGGTCTGACCCAAATTGTGGATTGTACCAACCTGCAGGGTTTTACCGTTAGGCATTATAACATCAAAAGCCATGGTGTAGTCCGCACCAGGGAACTTGTCCCATTCAGGCCTTTTTGAGATTAAATATGGAATTCCCAAATCATCAAAGAACTCTTTATAGATTGCAATGAAATCCTGAATCTGTTCATCAGATTCCTCTTTTGTTGCATGTGCTGTATGAGCTTCTTTAAATGTGGTAATTTCCCTTACACGTATTAAAGGTCTTGTGTGTTTTGTTTCATATCTGAATGTATTTACAATTTGATAATATTTGATTGGAAGGTCAATGTGTGTTCTAATCCATAATGCATACATAGGATAGATTGCAGTTTCACTGGTTGGTCTTAAAGCTAATTTTTCATTCAAAGGAGTTTGCCCTCCTTGTGTTACCCAGTATACTTCATCTTCGAACCCTTTCACATGAATACCTTCTTTTGCAAGCTCAGTTTCAGGAACAAGCATTGGGAACAAAACTTCTTCATGGTCTTTGTCCAGTAATTTTTTGATAATGTTCATTGAGTGCTTTCTTATCTGAAAACCGTAAGGCATCCAAATTGCCATTCCTTTAATAGGATATCTTGAATCAGTAATATTTGCATTTTCTAAAATATCATGAAACCATTCGTCAAAATTTTCCACCATATCACCTTAAAATTTTATAACATTAAAATATCTGTTTTTAATATATATTAAATCTATTTAAAGAAAGTTATTTATAATTATTTTATACATATATAATATTGTATAATTTAATTTAGGAGATATTATGAGTAATAGGAAAATACAGATGCCGAGGGAAGTTTACATTGATCCGGGCATTATAAAGGATACGGCCGAGATTTGCAAATCTCTACATTTGGATAAAAAGGCATTGATTGTAACTGGTTCCCATACTTTTGATGCGGGAGCAAAACCTGCAATTGAAAGCCTTGAAACTGAGGGTATTGAATATGATGTAATTAAAGTAAATAATGCATCTCAGGAATCAATATCTGAAGTTGAAGAATTGATTACACCCGACACTACCGTACTGGGTATTGGAGGTGGAAAAGTTATTGACGTAGCTAAATTATCTTCTTATAATCAGGGCGTATACTTTGTATCCATGCCGACAACAGCTTCTCATGATGGTATTGTATCTCCTATGGCATCAATCAAAAACCCTGATACTTCAATATCTGTTGCAGCCCACTCTCCGATAGCAGTCATTGCCGATTCGGAGGTAATTGCACAATCTCCATTCAGACTGCTTGCAGCAGGTTGCGCTGATTTAATAGCTAATTTCACAGCAATTAAAGATTGGGAATTAGCACACAGACTTAAGAATGAATCATTCAGTGAATCAGCTGCTGCACTGTCAATAATGTCAGCTCATCTGATTACTGACAATATTGCAAATATTAAACCAAATCTTGAGCCTAGTGCGAGAATTGTCATGAAATCTCTCTTCAGTGGAGGAATGGCAATCAGTATTGCTGGCTCTTCACGTCCTGCAAGCGGATCAGAGCATCTCTTCTCACATGCTTTGGACAAGATATTGGATAAGCCTGCACTTCATGGTGAGCAATGTGGTATCGGAACAATAATGATGATGTATCTTCATGGAGGAGATTGGAAATCTATTAGAGATACTCTAAAAGCGGTTCAGGCTCCAACCACAGCTGCTGAAATAGGTATTTCAGATGAAGATGTCATCAATGCATTGGTGATGGCTAATAATATCCGACCGGAGCGATACACTATTTTAGGTGACAACGGAATTTCAAAAGAAGCTGCTTATGAACTGGCTCATAAAACAGAGGTGATTTAATGATAACATTAATAGGTAAACAACTTGCAAAAAAAGGTCAAGAATTTGTTTTTTTAGGTCCCGCTCCTGAATGTGATGATTGTAGATTTAAATCATCTTGTATTGGAAGCCTTGAAAAAAACAGAAAATATGTTATAACAGAAGTACGTGATAATGAACAGAAATGCCCTATCCATGGTGAAGGAGCTGTAGTTCCTGTTGAAGTCGACAGGGCTCAAATAGACATTTTAACAGATTCTAAAAATATTTTTGAAGGTTCAACATTCACATTCAACGCTGTTGACTGTGATGAAGAGTGTGAATTTCATGATCTTTGTTTCCCTGAAGGTTTAGTGGAAAACGATAAATGCATTGTATTAAATCATGAAGGAAAACATAATGACTGTAAAAAAGGTTATAAACTTAATAAATTAACATTGGGGTTTGTGATATAAATGAAAAATGCTAGTAGCAACAATTCCAGTAAAAAAAATGCCGGTTACAAGGCTGCTGAATATGTGGAAGACGGAATGGTTTTAGGGCTTGGTACAGGTTCAACCACACATTTCTTCATTGAAAAGGTAGGAATGAGAGTTAAAGAGGAAGGAATTAATGTGATGGGAATTCCAACATCATTTCAATCCTTACTGATTGCAAAACAGTGGAACATTCCAATCACTACCTTAGAAGAGCATGACATTGACCTTTCTGTTGATGGTGCCGATGAGGTGGACTTTGATTTTAATTTAATTAAAGGAGGGGGAGCAGCTCATACTAAAGAAAAAATTGTAGACTATGCTGCCAAAAAATTCATCGTCATTGTAGATGAATCAAAATGTGTTGAAAAGTTAGGTACATTTCCTGTTCCTGTAGAAGTGCTGCCTGATGCATCAAGGATGGTAATACAGACATTGGAAGATATGGGTGCAACATGTGAGATAAGAATGGCACAAAGAAAAGACGGGCCTGTTATTACAGATAACGGAAACTTTGTAATTGATGCCAAATTTGACAAGATTGAATCACCTGCTCACTTGGAAATTGACTTAAATTCAATTCCAGGTGTAGTAGAAAATGGAATCTTCTCACAGATGGTTGATAAAGTCATTGTAGGAACTGAAGACGGAACCAAAGAGTTGTAGGTGATTGTATGCAGGGTCCGTTTGGCGGAATGCCTTTTTTCGATTTTAAAGATTTGGCATTTAAGATAGCTATATTGTTCGGTGGTTTACTGGTTATTTATGGCATCCTATGGCTTTTGGCTGAATTGAAGATTATTCCTATGATAATCTTTGCAATATTTCCTCAAATCGTTTTGATTTTAGTGGGTTTATTCATAATATACTTCGCTTTTTCCAAAAGAAATACATATTAAAAAAAGATTGTCAGAATATCTTATCTATTTATATTTTTATTATATTAAAAAGAAAAAATTAAAAGAGATTAATTAATCTCTTCTATTTAATGGTTATTTTTGGTTTTACAGTTTTATTATAGTAGTAACTGTTACCCGCAAATTTAACAGTAGCTGTGTATTTGCCTTTTTTGGTAAATTTGGTAATTTTAAAGATAGCTTTACCTTTGGAATTGGTAGTGGCCTTGTAGGTTTTACCTTTAATTTTAAGTGTAACTTTCACTTTTTTAATAGCTGCATTTTTGTTGGTTTTCAAGATTATTGCATATTGTTTGGTTTTTGTTGCAGCTTTAAATGTTTTTGCTTTTGCAGTTAATTTAGGTGTTGCTTTTTTGACA from uncultured Methanobrevibacter sp. includes these protein-coding regions:
- the cofC gene encoding 2-phospho-L-lactate guanylyltransferase, which gives rise to MDNIYAIIPVTTFNNAKTRLSPFLSAEERENLLKAMLRDVTDTLKKHVDKIFIISRDEDVLSYAESLNVNTILENDNSNLNKALTQAMKLCKGKTRKIIIVPSDIPLIGKTNVQMLIDASKNLDFIIVPSKGGGTNMIIMKPMAIRTRYEGFSYKEHVQIAEKKKLNPQVHDSFFMALDVNTTEDLGEIMIHGEKTHTRQYLKELKVNVESFRGSERLKVTRAD
- the thiD gene encoding bifunctional hydroxymethylpyrimidine kinase/phosphomethylpyrimidine kinase → MIVMSIAGVDPSGGAGIFADLKTFQAIGVYGTGIVTALTAQNPYKFFSALPISPEYIEEQIDSVMESYEVEFIKTGMLYSPEIIKLVSKKVRQYNLKAVVDPVMVATSGGDLTKEDLADAFNKYLLPKSILTTPNISEAEKLSGININTKEDAIKACEKICCNSIITGGHLDGINTISIDGEITVKKQDLIETDNLHGTGCNLSSAIVAYLAKDNDLKTSILNALDYVYEGIENGNYGTLIAKL
- a CDS encoding ABC transporter ATP-binding protein, which encodes MSIDVKNINKSFEGKKSDKLSVLEDINLNINDGELVCLLGPSGCGKTTLLRLIAGLDQPTSGEIVANGEVVKKPSGDRAVIFQQYSLFPWLTVLQNVTFGLEMTKKGSKEENVAAAERYLKSVGLIDFKDSYPHELSGGMKQRVAIIRSLLNHSPILLMDEPFSALDMQNRHKLQEQLIGVWKRFENTIVFVTHDVDEAVYLADKIVIMDKNPGKIAYIVDVDIERPRKRESKEFIALQESIVENLDMGD
- a CDS encoding carboxymuconolactone decarboxylase family protein, yielding MKGDVYYGKGIRELKDSHPDLFELVSNINDTVWDGKVLDYKTQKLIAIGITASRADPRATKKQMRSAIEVLGITKEEIVDVLRVVLLTSGMPAFSKSLQILNSVTEAIEEEREDKA
- a CDS encoding ABC transporter permease; the protein is MLDNYKNKFIPLILPIILIFIWYLLTNGLGLFSSYILPGPLDVVNSAWVVIENGKLLTNTIDTLFKVFAGLILASVVAIPLGILLGWYKTLEDICTFVISILRPIPPVAWIPFSILWFGIGTVPAVFIIFMGCVFPILVYTIDGVKRTDKVLVESAQTLGANDWNVLRRVVMPSTVPYIVSGLKVGIGIALMCTISAEMIGSSSGLGYMILTATNLFDTGTTVVGMLVIGLIGLVFDFVFTKIQNRIFW
- a CDS encoding CPBP family intramembrane glutamic endopeptidase, which codes for MNIHKKFFSKIGFNYLILAISSLIIQIIVINVVGMTNRSLLNNFNILTILSAICNYVLPFPIIYFLMKKLEKQNLKKENISVKTFLFYLSVTFTLMWLGNIIGLGITTAIGGIFHTDISNPVQNLINSSDIWLNLLLISIIGPIFEEIFFRKLLVDRTIKYGARVSIILSAVIFGFFHGNLSQFFYAFLLGGFFAYVYIKTGKIIYTIILHIIVNLMGSVVSLFVAESAQALLSNTFTATNLVIVLIYLAIILLAFLVGIIGLRRYKKAKFNGSKTQISLKNPIKTMLLNPGMVCFILFFIGEIIYSLIR
- a CDS encoding putative zinc-binding protein → MSEKIVLCACSGMNPRGAVTRASVYDLSIEQDDIEYCCIVASGGNYQKFIALAKENKVIAVNGCENCCPETILKTKDATVEYNLNVQQLLKKHDLKAECTVRINENDEKCVNIIKNEILKIKKELNEI
- a CDS encoding UPF0179 family protein, giving the protein MITLIGKQLAKKGQEFVFLGPAPECDDCRFKSSCIGSLEKNRKYVITEVRDNEQKCPIHGEGAVVPVEVDRAQIDILTDSKNIFEGSTFTFNAVDCDEECEFHDLCFPEGLVENDKCIVLNHEGKHNDCKKGYKLNKLTLGFVI
- the proS gene encoding proline--tRNA ligase, which encodes MVENFDEWFHDILENANITDSRYPIKGMAIWMPYGFQIRKHSMNIIKKLLDKDHEEVLFPMLVPETELAKEGIHVKGFEDEVYWVTQGGQTPLNEKLALRPTSETAIYPMYALWIRTHIDLPIKYYQIVNTFRYETKHTRPLIRVREITTFKEAHTAHATKEESDEQIQDFIAIYKEFFDDLGIPYLISKRPEWDKFPGADYTMAFDVIMPNGKTLQVGTIHNLGQTFAKTFDITFEDKDGQHKLVYQTCAGVSDRVIASVIGIHGDEKGLRLPPKVSPNQVTIIPILFKKGKEEVLAKCSQIKEQLEDAGLRVNIDDRDIRPGKKFNDWELKGTPLKLELGPRDLENNITIAMRRDEGEKIELALDDSLASNVIDLLEKSDENLSEIAWNFQEEHVKFTQNIDEISELVEAGNVVKFYWCGDEAVGKEIEEKTGYDILGIQEEVSEGKCIASGEDAKYIALIAKTY
- a CDS encoding NAD(P)-dependent glycerol-1-phosphate dehydrogenase, which produces MSNRKIQMPREVYIDPGIIKDTAEICKSLHLDKKALIVTGSHTFDAGAKPAIESLETEGIEYDVIKVNNASQESISEVEELITPDTTVLGIGGGKVIDVAKLSSYNQGVYFVSMPTTASHDGIVSPMASIKNPDTSISVAAHSPIAVIADSEVIAQSPFRLLAAGCADLIANFTAIKDWELAHRLKNESFSESAAALSIMSAHLITDNIANIKPNLEPSARIVMKSLFSGGMAISIAGSSRPASGSEHLFSHALDKILDKPALHGEQCGIGTIMMMYLHGGDWKSIRDTLKAVQAPTTAAEIGISDEDVINALVMANNIRPERYTILGDNGISKEAAYELAHKTEVI
- a CDS encoding ATP-binding protein; its protein translation is MIQRKDYIDKINPFINKHIIKVLIGTRRSGKSTILKQIIDSLIKQGIPEDNIVWINFELSDYFEIDNIKKLEEFISHKTENIEGKIYLFFDEIQVVPQWEKLINSYFAKENYDIYLTGSNSKLLSGEFATYLSGRYVELNIYSFSFREYLDYYEITSDFKSHFYRYLEDGGMPSTFDYSGDDKRLILMDLYNSIVLKDIIQRNNVKNVDLLERIMRFVMYNISQPFSANKIHKRLKQDMVNLSVNTIYNYLKFFENACLIYQVKREDLQGKRILKYDEKYYLCDLGFRQAIIGNNQRDITRVIENIVYLELLRRGYEITIGKVDSLEVDFVCKKQNKLIYIQVSYLLASEETVEREFKPLKSIQDNYPKYVITMDDVDMSHDGIIHLNLIDFLRDNEVI
- the rpiA gene encoding ribose-5-phosphate isomerase RpiA, with amino-acid sequence MKNASSNNSSKKNAGYKAAEYVEDGMVLGLGTGSTTHFFIEKVGMRVKEEGINVMGIPTSFQSLLIAKQWNIPITTLEEHDIDLSVDGADEVDFDFNLIKGGGAAHTKEKIVDYAAKKFIVIVDESKCVEKLGTFPVPVEVLPDASRMVIQTLEDMGATCEIRMAQRKDGPVITDNGNFVIDAKFDKIESPAHLEIDLNSIPGVVENGIFSQMVDKVIVGTEDGTKEL